The proteins below are encoded in one region of Aeromonas jandaei:
- the mnmC gene encoding bifunctional tRNA (5-methylaminomethyl-2-thiouridine)(34)-methyltransferase MnmD/FAD-dependent 5-carboxymethylaminomethyl-2-thiouridine(34) oxidoreductase MnmC, whose amino-acid sequence MTRAEENVSQTSLHHARLDWNEAGTPVSSEFGDVYFSNDNGLAETRYVFLQQNRLPARFLHHDRDTFVIGETGFGTGLNFLATMAAFLEQAPQTGNGSRLHFISFEKYPLTQGDLRKALAAWPELSSLSQDLIAQWPIPVSGCHRLIFADGRIRLDLWLGDIKDMTPQLPHHADGLVDAWYLDGFSPAKNPEMWTQALFDGLARLARPAATIATFTCAGFVRRGLIAAGFAMKKVKGHGSKREMLAGDRTDKQPQHTIAPWYARPAGRDGEVLIIGGGIASAMTALSLVERGRKVTLLCEDDEPANGASGNRQGALYPLLNGEHDALSRFYSLAFGYARHRLLALAERHPVAFALCGVTQLGYDDKSAAKLAKMSQGPFPSELMQPLSTAEVEQVVGLPCGHSGVSYPQGGWLCPADLTRAAIKEAQASGLLEVVFNTEVVAIAEQVDGWLVESRDGRRWQAPNLVVAAGHKLPALIPFAELPLYPVRGQVSHVPTSASLSQLNTVLCYDGYLTPAHKDHHCIGASYGRNQTDLAFRAEEQRQNQARLQACLPQQSWPGEVDVSGNEARVGVRCASRDHLPVVGPVARLASLADHYAGLHTNQQGAAPLPCHPGLYVLGALGSRGLCSAPLCGELLASEICGDPLPLAADLLEALHPARYWVRKLLKGKALA is encoded by the coding sequence GTGACGCGAGCCGAGGAAAACGTGAGTCAAACATCCTTACATCATGCCCGATTGGACTGGAACGAGGCGGGAACTCCAGTCTCCAGTGAGTTCGGGGATGTGTACTTTTCCAATGATAACGGTCTAGCTGAAACGCGCTATGTCTTTTTGCAGCAAAACCGGCTGCCAGCGCGATTTTTGCACCACGATCGTGACACTTTCGTGATAGGTGAGACAGGTTTCGGCACAGGTCTTAACTTTCTGGCGACAATGGCAGCCTTTCTGGAACAGGCGCCCCAAACCGGCAACGGCTCCCGCCTTCACTTCATTAGTTTTGAAAAATACCCCCTGACCCAGGGCGATCTGCGCAAGGCGTTGGCCGCCTGGCCCGAACTCTCTTCCTTGAGCCAGGATCTCATCGCGCAGTGGCCCATCCCGGTGTCCGGCTGCCATCGCCTTATCTTTGCCGATGGCCGGATCCGGCTCGATCTCTGGTTGGGCGATATCAAGGACATGACGCCGCAACTGCCCCACCACGCAGATGGATTGGTGGATGCCTGGTATCTGGATGGCTTTTCCCCCGCCAAGAACCCCGAGATGTGGACGCAAGCGTTGTTCGACGGTCTGGCTCGCCTTGCCCGTCCTGCCGCCACTATCGCCACCTTCACCTGTGCCGGCTTCGTACGCCGCGGCCTGATTGCTGCAGGCTTTGCCATGAAGAAGGTGAAAGGGCACGGTAGCAAGCGGGAGATGCTGGCGGGGGATCGCACCGACAAGCAGCCGCAACATACCATTGCCCCCTGGTATGCCCGCCCGGCAGGCAGGGATGGCGAGGTGCTGATCATTGGCGGCGGCATCGCCTCGGCCATGACGGCGCTCTCGCTGGTAGAGCGTGGCCGCAAGGTGACCCTGCTCTGTGAAGATGACGAGCCAGCCAACGGCGCCTCAGGCAACCGGCAGGGAGCCCTCTATCCACTGCTTAACGGCGAGCACGATGCGCTGTCACGCTTCTATTCGCTCGCCTTTGGCTATGCCCGTCACCGCCTGCTGGCACTGGCCGAGCGCCATCCCGTCGCCTTTGCCCTGTGCGGGGTAACCCAGCTCGGTTATGACGACAAATCGGCAGCCAAGCTGGCGAAAATGAGTCAGGGCCCCTTCCCGTCCGAGCTGATGCAACCGCTCTCGACCGCGGAAGTAGAACAGGTCGTCGGCCTGCCCTGCGGCCACAGCGGCGTCAGCTACCCGCAGGGAGGCTGGCTCTGCCCGGCGGATCTCACCCGCGCAGCGATCAAAGAAGCACAAGCCAGCGGGCTGCTTGAGGTGGTGTTCAACACCGAGGTGGTTGCCATTGCCGAACAGGTGGATGGCTGGCTGGTCGAGAGCCGTGACGGACGCCGCTGGCAAGCCCCCAATCTGGTGGTTGCCGCCGGACACAAGCTGCCTGCGCTCATCCCCTTTGCCGAGCTGCCGCTCTATCCGGTGCGTGGTCAGGTGAGCCATGTGCCGACCTCGGCCAGCCTGAGCCAGCTCAATACCGTGCTCTGCTACGATGGCTATCTCACTCCGGCCCATAAGGATCACCACTGCATCGGTGCCAGCTATGGCCGCAACCAGACCGATCTTGCGTTTCGCGCTGAAGAGCAGCGCCAGAACCAGGCGCGGCTGCAAGCCTGCCTGCCACAGCAGAGCTGGCCCGGCGAGGTGGATGTCAGCGGCAATGAGGCTCGGGTAGGCGTGCGCTGCGCCAGTCGGGATCACCTGCCGGTGGTGGGGCCAGTCGCCAGATTGGCAAGCCTAGCGGATCACTACGCCGGGCTGCACACCAATCAGCAAGGTGCCGCCCCCCTACCGTGCCACCCCGGCCTCTATGTGCTGGGGGCGCTGGGCTCACGGGGTCTCTGCTCGGCGCCACTTTGTGGCGAGCTGCTTGCCAGCGAGATCTGCGGTGATCCGCTGCCGCTGGCAGCCGATCTGCTGGAAGCGCTCCACCCGGCCCGCTACTGGGTACGCAAGCTGCTCAAGGGCAAAGCGCTGGCATAA
- the fabB gene encoding beta-ketoacyl-ACP synthase I, with protein MRRAVITGIGVISSIGNNKEEVLASLKAGKSGITYSEQFEQHNLRSRVWGNIKLEPSELIDRKVMRFMGDAAAYAYLSMQQAIEDAGLAQEQVSNERTGLVVGSGGASGKNTSESVDIAREKGVKRVGPYMVPRTMSSTTSACLATPYQIKGVNYSISSACATSAHCIGHALELIQLGKQDVVFAGGGEELDWSSTIQFDAMGALSTKYNDTPEKASRTYDANRDGFVISGGGGILVVEELEHALARGAHIYAELTGYGATSDGYDMVAPSGEGAVRCMKMAMQGVGKVDYINTHGTSTPVGDTKELEAIQTLFGANGPKISATKAMTGHALGAAGVHEAVYSLLMMEHGFIAPSINIETLDEKAEGLPIVREYEEAELNTVMSNSFGFGGTNASLVFSKFKA; from the coding sequence ATGAGAAGAGCAGTGATCACCGGTATCGGCGTCATCTCCAGTATCGGCAACAACAAGGAAGAAGTGCTGGCCTCCCTGAAAGCAGGTAAATCCGGCATCACCTATTCCGAGCAGTTCGAGCAGCACAACCTGCGCAGCCGTGTCTGGGGTAATATCAAACTCGAGCCGTCTGAACTGATCGACCGTAAAGTCATGCGTTTCATGGGTGACGCTGCGGCCTACGCCTACCTCTCCATGCAGCAGGCCATTGAAGATGCCGGTCTGGCGCAAGAGCAGGTCTCCAACGAGCGTACCGGCCTGGTGGTCGGTTCAGGTGGTGCTTCCGGCAAGAACACCTCGGAGTCTGTGGACATCGCCCGTGAGAAAGGGGTCAAGCGTGTGGGCCCTTACATGGTGCCGCGTACCATGTCTTCAACCACCTCTGCCTGTCTGGCGACCCCGTACCAGATCAAGGGGGTCAACTACTCCATCAGCTCCGCCTGCGCAACCTCTGCCCACTGCATCGGTCACGCGCTGGAGCTGATCCAGCTTGGCAAACAGGATGTGGTCTTCGCTGGTGGCGGTGAAGAGCTGGACTGGTCCTCTACCATCCAGTTTGACGCCATGGGCGCGCTCTCTACCAAGTACAACGACACGCCGGAAAAAGCGTCCCGTACCTATGATGCGAACCGCGATGGTTTCGTTATCTCCGGTGGCGGCGGCATCCTGGTGGTTGAGGAGCTGGAACACGCTCTGGCCCGTGGTGCTCACATCTATGCCGAGCTGACTGGCTACGGTGCTACTTCTGATGGCTACGACATGGTTGCCCCGAGTGGTGAAGGCGCTGTGCGTTGCATGAAGATGGCAATGCAGGGTGTCGGCAAGGTTGATTACATCAACACCCATGGTACCTCCACCCCGGTTGGCGATACCAAGGAGCTGGAAGCCATCCAGACGCTGTTTGGCGCCAACGGTCCCAAGATCTCTGCCACCAAGGCAATGACCGGTCATGCGCTGGGCGCTGCCGGCGTGCACGAGGCTGTCTACTCCCTGCTGATGATGGAGCACGGCTTTATCGCTCCCAGCATCAACATCGAGACTCTGGACGAGAAAGCGGAAGGTCTGCCCATCGTGCGCGAGTACGAAGAGGCCGAGCTCAACACCGTCATGTCCAACAGCTTCGGCTTTGGCGGTACCAACGCCTCCCTGGTGTTCAGCAAGTTCAAAGCCTGA
- the uvrB gene encoding excinuclease ABC subunit UvrB encodes MSKLFKLASQFQPAGDQPAAIARLLDGIESGLAHQTLLGVTGSGKTFTMANVIATLNRPTMILAPNKTLAAQLYGEMKEFFPDNAVEYFVSYYDYYQPEAYVPTTDTFIEKDASINDHIEQMRLSATKALLERRDVVIVASVSAIYGLGDPQAYLSMMLHLKVGDVINQRDILRRLAELQYTRNDMAFQRGTFRVRGEVIDIYPAESDKLALRVELFDEEVERLSLFDPLTGAIEQTVVRYTIYPKTHYATPRETILGAIEHIKEELRGRREQLMSLNKLVEEQRISQRTQFDMEMMQELGYCSGIENYSRYLSGRAPGEPPPTLFDYLPGDGLLIIDESHVTVPQIGAMFKGDRSRKETLVEYGFRLPSALDNRPLKFDEFEALMPQTVFVSATPGPYELEKSGGDVVQQVVRPTGLLDPEVEVRPVSTQVDDLLSEIRKRVAVEERVLVTTLTKRMAEDLTEYLAEHGVKVRYLHSDIDTVERVEIIRDLRLGKFDVLVGINLLREGLDMPEVSLVAILDADKEGFLRSTRSLIQTIGRAARNLNGKVILYGDTITNSMQVAIEETERRRALQHAHNLKHGIVPKGLNKSVGDVMDMGGSRPTGKPGKGSRKAAEPQGEYHARSASEIAKEIKRMEEQMFQHARDLEFEQAAALRDQIQRLRSELIES; translated from the coding sequence ATGAGCAAACTGTTCAAACTAGCCAGCCAGTTTCAACCCGCCGGGGATCAGCCCGCTGCAATAGCCAGGCTGCTCGATGGCATCGAGTCAGGGCTGGCCCACCAGACCCTGCTCGGGGTGACCGGTTCAGGCAAGACCTTCACCATGGCCAACGTCATCGCCACCCTCAATCGCCCGACCATGATCCTGGCCCCCAACAAGACCCTGGCCGCCCAGCTCTACGGCGAGATGAAGGAGTTCTTCCCCGACAATGCGGTGGAGTATTTCGTCTCCTATTACGACTACTACCAGCCCGAAGCCTATGTGCCGACCACCGATACCTTCATCGAGAAGGATGCCTCCATCAACGATCACATCGAGCAGATGCGATTGTCGGCCACCAAGGCGCTGCTGGAGCGGCGCGACGTGGTGATCGTCGCCTCGGTGTCGGCCATCTATGGCCTGGGGGATCCGCAGGCCTACCTCAGCATGATGCTGCATCTGAAAGTGGGGGATGTGATCAACCAGCGGGATATCCTGCGCCGGCTCGCCGAGCTGCAGTACACCCGCAACGACATGGCTTTCCAGCGTGGCACCTTCCGGGTACGCGGCGAGGTGATCGACATCTACCCCGCCGAATCGGACAAGCTTGCCCTGCGGGTAGAGCTGTTTGATGAAGAGGTGGAGCGGCTCTCCCTGTTCGACCCGCTGACCGGCGCCATTGAGCAGACGGTGGTGCGCTACACCATCTATCCCAAGACCCACTATGCCACCCCGCGCGAGACCATCCTCGGCGCCATCGAGCACATCAAGGAGGAGCTAAGAGGGCGTCGCGAGCAGCTGATGTCACTCAACAAGTTGGTGGAGGAGCAGCGCATCAGCCAGCGCACCCAGTTCGATATGGAGATGATGCAGGAGCTGGGCTACTGCTCCGGCATCGAGAACTACAGTCGCTACCTCTCCGGTCGCGCGCCGGGCGAGCCGCCGCCCACCCTGTTTGACTACCTGCCGGGGGATGGCCTGCTCATCATCGACGAGTCCCACGTCACGGTGCCGCAGATCGGTGCCATGTTCAAAGGGGACCGCTCCCGCAAGGAGACTCTGGTGGAGTACGGTTTCCGGCTTCCCTCGGCGCTCGACAACCGGCCGCTCAAGTTCGACGAATTTGAGGCGCTGATGCCGCAGACGGTGTTTGTCTCGGCGACCCCCGGCCCCTACGAGCTGGAGAAGTCCGGCGGCGATGTGGTGCAGCAGGTGGTGCGTCCTACCGGCCTGCTCGATCCCGAGGTGGAAGTACGGCCAGTCAGCACCCAGGTGGACGATCTGCTCTCCGAGATCCGCAAGCGGGTCGCGGTGGAGGAGCGGGTGCTGGTCACTACCCTGACCAAGCGAATGGCTGAGGATCTGACCGAATATCTGGCGGAGCACGGGGTCAAGGTGCGCTACCTGCACTCCGACATCGATACCGTGGAGCGGGTGGAGATCATCCGCGATCTGCGCCTCGGCAAGTTTGACGTACTGGTGGGGATCAACCTGTTGCGGGAAGGTCTTGACATGCCGGAAGTGTCGCTGGTGGCGATTCTCGATGCGGACAAGGAGGGCTTCCTGCGCTCCACCCGCTCGCTTATCCAGACCATAGGCCGGGCGGCGCGCAACCTCAATGGCAAGGTCATCCTCTACGGCGATACCATCACCAACTCCATGCAGGTGGCGATCGAGGAGACCGAGCGGCGCCGTGCCTTGCAGCATGCCCACAACCTCAAGCACGGCATCGTGCCCAAGGGGCTCAACAAATCGGTGGGTGATGTGATGGACATGGGGGGCAGTCGTCCCACCGGCAAACCGGGCAAGGGGAGCCGCAAGGCCGCCGAGCCGCAAGGGGAGTACCATGCCCGCTCTGCCAGCGAGATTGCCAAAGAGATTAAGCGAATGGAGGAGCAGATGTTTCAGCATGCGCGGGATCTGGAGTTCGAACAGGCGGCCGCACTGCGGGATCAGATCCAGCGGCTGCGCAGCGAGCTGATCGAGTCATGA
- a CDS encoding aspartate:alanine antiporter: MTIDFVTLLHQSDSLLLFVVLAFGLLLGKVRIGNFQIGNTIGVLFTALLFGQMGFEFTATTENVGFMLFIFCVGIEAGPHFFSVFLRDGIHYITLTLVILLTALFLTVGLAKFFNLGPGMAAGILAGSLTSTPALVGAQDALRSGLLNLPHQTDMQAVLDNMGIGYALTYLVGLVGLMLVVRYLPSLARLDLNTEAQKIARERGLSDSDSRKTYLPIIRAYRVGPELAAWIGGRTLRETGIYPHTGCYVERIRRNGILASPDGDAVIQEGDEIALVGYPESHEKLDVNYRNGKEVFDRNLLDLQIVTEEIVVKNDSVVGRHLVELNLTEKGCFLNRVVRSQIEMPFDRNIMLQKGDVLQISGEKQRVKLLANKIGFISIHSQTTDLVAFTTFFVLGLLIGSVSLVFGQIEFGLGNAVGLLLAGILMGYLRANHPTVGYVPPGALRLAKDLGLAVFMVSTGLKAGGGILDHLSEVGAVVLFSGMLVTTLPVLVGYLFGVWVLKMNPALLLGAITGARTCAPAMDVVNEAANSSIPALGYAGTYAVANVMLTLAGSFIIGFWF; this comes from the coding sequence ATGACCATAGACTTTGTGACACTGCTACATCAAAGCGACTCCCTGCTGCTCTTCGTGGTGCTGGCTTTTGGCCTGCTGCTTGGCAAGGTACGGATTGGCAACTTTCAGATTGGCAACACCATAGGTGTGCTGTTTACCGCCCTGCTGTTTGGCCAGATGGGCTTCGAGTTCACCGCCACGACCGAGAACGTCGGCTTCATGCTCTTCATCTTCTGCGTGGGGATCGAAGCGGGGCCCCACTTCTTCAGCGTCTTCCTGCGCGATGGCATCCACTACATCACCCTGACTCTGGTGATCCTGCTGACCGCCCTCTTCCTGACGGTAGGGCTGGCCAAGTTCTTCAATCTGGGGCCCGGGATGGCGGCCGGCATTCTGGCGGGGTCGCTCACCTCGACCCCTGCGCTGGTCGGTGCCCAGGATGCCCTGCGTAGCGGTCTGCTCAACCTGCCCCATCAGACCGATATGCAGGCGGTGCTCGACAACATGGGTATCGGCTACGCCCTGACCTATCTGGTGGGCCTGGTTGGCCTGATGCTGGTCGTGCGCTACCTGCCGTCGCTGGCACGGCTCGATCTCAACACCGAGGCGCAAAAAATTGCCCGTGAGCGGGGTCTCTCCGACAGCGACAGTCGCAAGACCTACCTGCCCATCATCCGCGCCTATCGGGTTGGCCCCGAACTGGCAGCCTGGATTGGCGGCCGCACCTTGCGCGAGACCGGCATCTACCCCCACACCGGCTGCTATGTGGAGCGGATCCGCCGCAACGGCATTCTCGCCAGTCCCGATGGCGATGCCGTCATTCAGGAAGGGGACGAGATCGCGCTGGTGGGCTATCCCGAGAGCCACGAGAAGCTGGACGTCAACTACCGCAACGGTAAAGAGGTGTTTGATCGCAACCTGCTCGACCTGCAGATCGTCACCGAAGAGATCGTGGTAAAGAACGACTCCGTGGTGGGTCGTCATCTGGTGGAACTCAACCTGACCGAGAAGGGATGCTTCCTCAACCGGGTGGTGCGCTCGCAAATCGAGATGCCGTTCGATCGCAACATCATGCTGCAAAAAGGCGACGTGCTGCAGATCAGCGGCGAAAAACAGCGGGTCAAACTGCTGGCCAACAAGATCGGCTTTATCAGTATCCACAGCCAGACCACGGATCTGGTGGCCTTCACCACCTTCTTCGTGCTGGGGCTGCTGATCGGTTCCGTCTCACTGGTGTTCGGCCAGATTGAATTTGGCCTCGGCAACGCGGTCGGTCTGCTGCTGGCAGGCATTCTGATGGGGTATCTGCGGGCCAACCACCCGACGGTCGGCTACGTGCCCCCGGGCGCCCTGCGACTGGCCAAGGATCTTGGTCTGGCGGTCTTTATGGTGAGCACCGGTCTCAAGGCGGGTGGCGGCATTCTGGACCACCTGAGCGAAGTGGGTGCCGTGGTGCTCTTCTCCGGTATGCTGGTCACCACCCTGCCGGTACTGGTCGGCTACCTGTTCGGGGTCTGGGTATTGAAGATGAACCCGGCACTGCTGCTCGGCGCCATCACAGGTGCCCGTACCTGCGCCCCCGCCATGGATGTGGTCAACGAGGCCGCCAACAGCTCCATTCCGGCGCTTGGCTACGCAGGGACCTATGCGGTGGCCAACGTGATGCTGACGCTGGCAGGCTCCTTTATCATCGGCTTCTGGTTCTAG
- the dsbB gene encoding disulfide bond formation protein DsbB translates to MIEFLRRLAANRLAWGLLAASALFLELCALFFQHVLGLHPCVMCVYERLATLGVLTAGLVGLIAPQKWYLRWSAMLLWGYSAFRGFQLALKHVDYQMNPSPFNVCSPFADFPSWAPLDQWIPWLFFPDGDCAEISWRFFDFSMPQWLVAIFAAYLLVFVVVAIGNLVKGRCCN, encoded by the coding sequence ATGATCGAGTTTCTGCGCCGTTTGGCAGCCAATCGACTGGCGTGGGGGCTACTCGCTGCCTCCGCTCTGTTCCTTGAGCTGTGTGCCCTCTTCTTCCAGCATGTGCTCGGGCTTCACCCCTGCGTCATGTGCGTCTACGAACGGCTCGCCACCCTGGGTGTGCTCACGGCCGGTCTTGTTGGTCTCATCGCTCCTCAGAAGTGGTATCTGCGCTGGAGCGCCATGCTGCTGTGGGGATACAGCGCCTTCCGTGGCTTCCAGCTGGCCCTCAAGCACGTCGACTATCAGATGAACCCCTCCCCGTTCAACGTCTGCAGCCCGTTTGCCGACTTCCCGAGCTGGGCCCCCCTCGATCAGTGGATCCCCTGGCTCTTCTTCCCGGATGGCGATTGCGCCGAGATCAGCTGGCGTTTCTTTGACTTCTCCATGCCCCAGTGGCTGGTCGCCATCTTCGCCGCCTACCTGCTGGTCTTCGTGGTGGTAGCCATCGGCAATCTGGTGAAAGGACGCTGCTGCAACTGA
- a CDS encoding DedA family protein yields MDLILFAIDFILHVDVHLKELFENYGIWVYAILFLIIFCETGLVVTPFLPGDSLLFAAGALTVGSVLDVHTLAAVLIIAAVLGNVVNYTIGHFFGEQLFRNPDSKIFRRDYLEKTHAFYAKHGGKTIIITRFLPIVRTFAPFVAGMGAMTYPRFLAFNLVGGLLWVLSFVYAGHFFGNLPVVRQNFTLLIFGIIGISLLPMVIGAIKAKMGAAKA; encoded by the coding sequence ATGGATCTGATCCTCTTTGCAATCGACTTTATTCTGCACGTTGACGTGCACTTGAAAGAGCTGTTTGAAAACTACGGCATCTGGGTTTACGCCATCCTGTTTCTCATCATCTTCTGCGAGACCGGACTGGTGGTGACCCCCTTCCTGCCTGGTGACTCTCTGCTGTTTGCCGCCGGTGCGCTCACCGTGGGCAGCGTGCTGGATGTCCATACCCTGGCGGCCGTGCTGATCATCGCGGCTGTGCTGGGCAACGTGGTCAACTACACCATAGGTCACTTCTTTGGCGAGCAGCTGTTCCGCAACCCGGATTCAAAAATCTTCCGCCGCGACTATCTGGAGAAGACCCACGCCTTCTATGCCAAACATGGTGGCAAGACCATCATCATTACCCGCTTCCTGCCCATCGTACGTACCTTCGCCCCCTTCGTGGCCGGCATGGGGGCCATGACCTATCCGCGCTTCCTCGCCTTCAATCTGGTTGGTGGTCTGCTGTGGGTGCTGTCGTTCGTCTATGCGGGCCACTTCTTCGGCAATCTGCCGGTGGTGCGCCAGAACTTTACCCTGCTTATCTTCGGTATCATCGGCATCTCGCTGCTGCCAATGGTCATCGGGGCGATCAAGGCCAAGATGGGCGCCGCCAAGGCGTAA
- the nhaB gene encoding sodium/proton antiporter NhaB, giving the protein MPISLGQAFAKNFLGNAPHWYKSAILLFLVINPIAFYLDPFSAGWLLVVEFIFTLAMALKCYPLQPGGLLAIEAVLIGMTSAEQVKHELVANIEVLLLLVFMVAGIYFMKQLLLFVFTKLLIGVRSKILLSLSFCLVSAFLSAFLDALTVIAVVISVATGFYAIYHKVSSGKEFGNPHDHTQDQEVPELNRQDLDNFRAFLRSLMMHAAIGTALGGVCTLVGEPQNLIIGEQAGWHFGEFAVRMAPVTLPVFICGLLTCVVVERFRWFGYGTLLPDNVRAIMEEYNRYEEAKRSPQDKAKLIVQALIAVWLIIGLALHLAAVGLIGLSVIVLATSLTGITEEHALGKAFEEALPFTALLAVFFSVVAVIIDQQLFKPVIQWVLSAEPEQQLALFYMANGLLSMVSDNVFVGTVYINEVKTALLNGAISREQFDLLAVAINTGTNLPSVATPNGQAAFLFMLTSALAPLLRLSYGRMVWMALPYTLVLGLVGFFAVELLLGPATQWFYQQGWLVLSEGAAAVAPALH; this is encoded by the coding sequence ATGCCAATAAGCCTCGGGCAGGCATTTGCCAAGAACTTCCTCGGCAATGCCCCACACTGGTATAAAAGCGCCATTCTGCTGTTTCTGGTGATCAATCCGATCGCCTTCTATCTCGACCCCTTCAGCGCGGGCTGGTTACTGGTGGTGGAATTTATCTTCACTCTCGCCATGGCCCTCAAGTGCTACCCCCTGCAACCCGGCGGTCTGCTGGCCATCGAGGCGGTGCTCATCGGCATGACCTCTGCCGAACAGGTCAAACACGAGCTGGTCGCCAATATCGAAGTGCTGCTGTTGTTGGTCTTTATGGTTGCCGGCATCTACTTCATGAAGCAGTTGTTGCTTTTCGTCTTTACCAAGCTGCTGATCGGGGTGCGCTCCAAGATCCTGCTCTCCCTCTCCTTCTGTCTGGTCTCCGCCTTCCTGTCGGCGTTTCTCGACGCCCTGACCGTGATTGCGGTGGTGATCAGCGTGGCGACCGGCTTCTACGCCATCTACCACAAGGTCTCCTCCGGCAAGGAGTTCGGCAATCCCCACGACCATACCCAGGATCAGGAGGTACCCGAGCTCAACCGTCAGGATCTCGACAACTTCCGCGCCTTTTTACGCAGCCTGATGATGCATGCCGCCATCGGTACCGCTCTTGGCGGCGTCTGTACCCTGGTGGGCGAACCGCAGAACCTCATCATTGGCGAGCAGGCTGGCTGGCACTTTGGCGAGTTTGCGGTGCGCATGGCCCCCGTCACCCTCCCCGTCTTTATCTGCGGTCTGCTGACCTGCGTGGTGGTCGAGCGGTTCCGCTGGTTTGGTTACGGCACCCTGCTGCCGGACAACGTGCGCGCCATCATGGAGGAGTACAACCGTTATGAAGAGGCGAAGCGCAGCCCGCAGGACAAGGCCAAGCTGATTGTCCAGGCGCTGATCGCCGTCTGGCTCATCATCGGTCTCGCCCTTCATCTGGCGGCGGTAGGCCTCATCGGCCTTTCGGTCATCGTGCTGGCCACCTCGCTCACCGGCATCACCGAAGAGCATGCACTGGGCAAGGCGTTTGAAGAGGCACTGCCCTTCACCGCGCTGCTGGCGGTCTTCTTCAGCGTGGTGGCGGTGATCATCGATCAGCAGCTGTTCAAGCCGGTGATCCAGTGGGTGCTCTCGGCCGAACCCGAGCAGCAGCTGGCCCTCTTCTATATGGCAAACGGTCTGCTCTCCATGGTCAGTGACAACGTCTTTGTCGGCACCGTCTATATCAACGAGGTGAAAACCGCCCTGCTCAACGGCGCCATCAGTCGCGAGCAGTTCGATCTGCTGGCCGTGGCCATCAACACCGGCACCAACCTGCCGTCAGTCGCCACCCCCAACGGTCAGGCAGCCTTCCTTTTCATGCTGACCTCGGCGCTGGCACCGCTGCTTCGTCTCTCCTACGGCCGCATGGTGTGGATGGCGCTGCCCTACACCCTGGTGCTGGGACTGGTCGGCTTCTTTGCGGTCGAGTTGCTGCTCGGCCCCGCCACCCAGTGGTTCTATCAGCAGGGATGGCTGGTGCTGTCAGAGGGTGCCGCCGCCGTGGCGCCCGCACTCCACTGA
- a CDS encoding YkvA family protein, protein MSTRRGLLWQRVRRLYQGFRHPGTPWWAKGLVILILLYGISPVDLVPDMIPLFGWLDDATLLLILLWGWERCLPPQVRHELEVKQ, encoded by the coding sequence ATGAGTACCAGACGCGGGTTGCTCTGGCAGCGAGTTCGCCGCCTCTATCAGGGCTTTCGCCATCCCGGTACCCCCTGGTGGGCCAAGGGGCTGGTGATTCTTATCCTGCTTTACGGCATCAGTCCGGTAGATCTGGTGCCGGACATGATCCCGCTTTTTGGCTGGCTCGACGATGCGACCCTGCTGCTTATTCTGCTGTGGGGTTGGGAGCGTTGCCTGCCGCCACAGGTGCGCCACGAGCTGGAGGTAAAGCAGTAA
- the fadR gene encoding fatty acid metabolism transcriptional regulator FadR produces MVIKAQSPAGFAEEYIIESIWNNRFPPGSILPAERELSELIGVTRTTLREVLQRLARDGWLTIQHGKPTKVNNFWETSGLNILETLARLDQDKVPDLIAQLLSARTHICTIFIRGAIRHNPEQAAEILRGADGVENNPQAYAEFDYRLHHQLAFASGNPIYALILNGFKGLYSRVGSYYFSDKQARETADAYYKTLLGLAETKNHEAVFMTVRQYGIESGKLWTRLRQDMPNDLCDN; encoded by the coding sequence ATGGTTATAAAAGCGCAGAGCCCAGCAGGGTTTGCCGAGGAATACATCATCGAGTCCATCTGGAACAATCGCTTTCCTCCCGGATCCATTCTGCCCGCCGAGCGTGAGTTGTCCGAGTTGATCGGGGTGACGCGGACGACCTTGCGTGAAGTGCTGCAGCGACTGGCCCGTGATGGCTGGCTGACCATCCAGCATGGCAAACCGACCAAGGTGAACAACTTCTGGGAAACCTCGGGTCTCAATATTCTGGAGACGCTGGCTCGTCTCGATCAGGACAAGGTGCCGGATCTGATAGCCCAGTTGCTTTCTGCCCGTACCCACATCTGCACCATCTTTATTCGCGGGGCGATACGTCACAATCCGGAGCAGGCCGCCGAGATCCTGCGTGGTGCCGATGGGGTCGAGAACAACCCGCAAGCCTATGCCGAGTTCGACTACCGGTTGCATCACCAGCTGGCATTTGCTTCCGGCAACCCGATCTACGCGCTGATCCTGAACGGTTTTAAAGGGTTGTATAGCCGGGTCGGTAGCTACTACTTCTCCGACAAGCAGGCCCGCGAGACCGCAGATGCCTACTACAAGACGCTGCTTGGTCTGGCCGAGACCAAAAACCATGAAGCCGTCTTTATGACAGTGCGTCAGTACGGTATCGAGTCAGGCAAACTCTGGACCCGCTTGCGTCAGGACATGCCCAACGATCTGTGTGACAACTGA